TCATGGCGGTCGGCCTTTGCCTGTCGGTCGTCGTCGGCTTCATGCTGGTCGTCGCGGCGATGCAATATCTCGGCTCGAGCTACCTGATCCCGCCCGATCTCGCCGCCTGGTGCCCACTGCTGCTATTCGCCCCAGCGGCGATGGCAATGTCCGAGCCGCTGCGAGAATAGCTGTTAATCGCGGTTATAATTCCATGAGTTACGAAGCGGCGAGACGCGTTTCTGGCGGGAGTTGACTGATGGCGGACCAATCGGCGGCGCCTTGGGTGGACGGCAAAACGATCGGCCATGTGCTGGAGACGACCGTCGCCGCACATGGCTCGAATGACGCGCTCGCTTTCCCGCAGCTCGGCCTGCGGCTCTCGTACGACGAATTCGCGGCAGAAGTCGATGAAGCGGCCCGCGGGTTGTTGGCGATTGGCATTCAGCCGGGCGAGCATGTCGCCGCCTGGGCGACGAACGTGCCGCATTGGGTGGTGCTGCAATTCGCGACGGCGCGGATCGGGGCCGTGCTCGTCACGATTAATCCGGCGTATCGGCCGTTCGAGCTGAAATACGTGCTGAATCAATGCGACGCGGCCGCGCTTTTCTTGGTCGATCGTTTCAAGTCGTCGGATTATTTCGCCATGCTCCGCGAGGTATGTCCGGAAGTGGCGAGCGCCGCGCCCGGTCAACTTGCGGCGGCGCAGTTCCCGCGGCTCCGCTGGGTCGTGCGATTGCGCGGCGACGATCTGGTGGGCAGCATTTCGTGGGACGAGATGTGTCGCCGCGGCCGCGGCGTCGAGCCCGCTCAAGTCGATGCCGCCGCGGCCGCTCTTAAACACACCGACGCCATCAATATTCAATACACCTCAGGCACGACTGGATTTCCCAAAGCCGCGACGCTCAGCCATCGCAATCTGCTCCTCAACACGTACTACGTCGGTCAATGCTTGAAGCTCACCGACCAAGATCGGGTCTGCATCCCAGTGCCGTTTTATCACTGCTTCGGCTGCGTCCTGGGAACGATCTGCGCCGCCGTCTATGGAGCGACGATGGTCGTGCCGGCTGAATCGTTCGACGCTCCGGGCACGCTCGACGCGATCGAAAAGGAGCTGGCGACCGTGCTCTACGGCGTTCCGACGATGTTCATCGCCGAATTGCACGATCCCGGCCGGCCCGGTCGCGATCTGTCTTCGCTGCGAACAGGAATCATGGCGGGAAGCCCTTGCCCGATCGAGACGATGCGGGCGGTCGTGAACGATCTCGGCTGCCGCGATATTACGATCGGCTACGGCCAGACGGAAGCGTCGCCGATCATCACGCAAACGCGAACCGACGATCCGCTCGAATTGCGCGTCGAGACCGTCGGCCGGCCGATTCCAGGCGTCGAGGTGCGGATCATCGATCCGGCGACCGGCGAAGTGCTGCCCGAAAACCGGCAGGGAGAGCTGTGTGCCCGCGGGCATATCGTCATGCTCGGCTATTACAAGAATCCTGAAGCGACTCACACGGCGATCGATTCCGACGGCTGGCTGCACACCGGCGATCTGGCGCTCCGCCTGCCAAACGGCTACTACAAGATCACCGGGCGGATCAAAGATATGGTCATTCGCGGCGGCGAGAACATCTATCCGCGTGAGATCGAAGAATTCCTGTTCACCCACCCGGCGGTCGAGCAGGCCACCGTCGTCGGCGTTCCCGATCCGAAGTTCGGCGAGGAACTTTGCGCGTGGATCAAGCTCAAGGAAGGAACCTTAACGACGGAGCAAGAAATCCGCGATTTCTGCCGCGCGAAACTGGCTCATTTCAAGATCCCGCGGTACGTGCGCTTTGTAGACGGCTTCCCGCAGACGGTAACGGGCAAGATTCAGAAGTTCAAGATCCGCGACCAGATGCGGCAGGAACTCGGGCTCGATGAGCTACCGACGGCATAGGTGATTCCGACCGCCGAGTATCGGAGACGAGTTCCGCGCGGTGGGTGCCATGCTCACGCGAGCGCCACAGGATTGGATCGAACCAACCGCGTCCGCCGCTCGCGTGGGCATGAGAGCTGACTCGGCCAACCTGCACCTCCATGCCCACGCCGAGCCGTGGGCATGGCACCCTACGCAAGGTGATCGCGCAGACTTCTACCGCCCGTCCACATAGAGCATCGTGTCATCGACGACCCACTCAGTGGACCACGATTTGCCGTCATCCATGTTCAAGACGTCGAAAAACATCGTCTCGAGGTGCTCGCAGCGATAGCCATAGGGGTTGTAGGTGGCGACGAAATCCTTCGACGTGAGGTCCTCGACCCCCTGCTTGATAAAATAATGCACTTTGCCGTCCGGGCTGAACGACATGCCCAGCGTCCACCACCCGGTTTGTTTGATTTCAGGACCCCATACATCGTGGCCCAACTCGTCGGCTCGGATCATGAAGCGGGCGGAGTCTTCCTTGTTTTGCCCGCCGGCTTTGGTCTTGAACCAGATGAACATGCCCGGCCAATAGGTTTCCGATTTGCGCGACATCCCTCCGAACCAGCGGCCCGAGGATTTGTTGACGGTCGTGAGCGCCGCAGTGCGGAAGCCGAACGTGTTTCCAGTCCGCTTTTCCCATTCGTCAAACGGCGGCAGGTAGACTCGCGTCACAACGCTCGGCGACCGCGAGACCGAAGTCGTCCCGATCTTCGACGCCACGTTGGCGACGAAATCGTCTTGCTGGACTTTGTAGCTCGGCTTTCCAGGAACGCCCGAAAAGAGCGTCTTCATGAGCATCGATCCCTTGCTCCCCGGAATACCGTCGGGAGGTGTATCGACGCGCTTCACGATATCCGGCGCCCCGCGCATTTCCGGCTCAAACCATCGGCCATTGGCGGCAATTCCGCCGGGCAAGCGCGTCTGACCGTCGTTCTCTTGGCTGCTCTTGGGGAGATTAGCGATGTAATTCCATTTGGGGTCCTCAAAATCGTCCCCGACCTCCGCGACCCGTTTACCCGTGCCGGGAACGACAACCTGGGCGGCAGCCTGGCGCGCCACTGTGGCGATCAGCGCGACGGCCAGCAGCGATGTTGGAATCGAAGGGAAACGAACGCGCATGAATGCCACCCTTGCGAAAGAGTTTCGAACTGAGAAACGCCTGCGCTCGCCGGCAGCGCCGTCAACTTCGGCCACCAACTTGATGAGGCGCGAGACGCCCTTCGGCGGCAGCCCTTGCCGCCTCGCGTGAGTAATCTACTGGGGGAGGCCGGCTATGCCAAGTGCGATTTTTGCGAGCTACCAGCCGAGCGGCTTGAGGCGGGGATCGAGATTGGGAATCAGCGGCAGCGAGGATTTCGCCGTGCCGCGCTGCGTGCGGATTTCCATGAGGATGAGCGAGCCAGTGCTGCCTGGTGAAGAAGGACGAGCTTCTGGGGCAATTGGCGTTGCAGCATTGCGCTCCGATGCGAAAAACGAAATCGGCGGGCTCGCGCGAGCGGTGTCCGGCGGCGCACGCTGGCTTTCGACGCTCGCCGGCGCCGCACCCGTTTGTGCCAATGCGCTCCGCGATCCGAAGAATGTCGCGGTGGAAAGAGTGCTAATGGCGATCATCGGCGCGCCGAGGTGGATCGTAAGGCGCCTGAAGTTGTTCTTGCGATCCATTTGCGGATGTCTCTTTTCTTCCATCATTCGGTTCAAGAGCTGCTAGCTTCGCCCACGTGAATCATAGCTCAAATTCTCGGTCCGCCACGCGACGATCCGGCATGATCGGCAAAATCGGGGGGCGCTTCGCGCGGCATTTGCGGATGACGGTGACCGCGTTTGACGCCGGACCAAGTCAACGTAGAGTTGGTTTGAATCCATGTTTTCCGCTCGTGCTTGGCGGAAGAGGGGACGGACGGCGAGTCGTTTGAAGGCAACAGCTCCGCGTCGGCATCCGCGACGAGCGCGCCCCCTCTTCCGCCAGACGCAAGCCAGGAATCCGTACAAGGCGATGTGGGGATATGTCTGAGAATGCGGTTGAAAACCTGTTGGCGCGATTGGCTGGGCGCGGTGGTGATGCGGACGCCGATCCCTATTCCGTCATTGCCGCCACCGAGCCCGACCACACTGCTCCCAAGGCCGCGGCCGTCCAGCATGCGGAAAAGGCGCGGCAAGACAAGCTCGATCAACTCCTCGGCCGAATCGCCCAATTGACCGGCGCCGCCACTGCGGCCAATAACCCGACCGCCGTTGGCGCGACAAACGGCGCCGATGCTCCGCCGGAGCCCGCTTCCGGCGAGGGATCCGCGCCGGCAACTGTGAACGAATTCTTTCCCGCCGAACCGACCACCCTGGTGCAAGCGAAGCTGACGGAAAGCGACGTCGAGGATCTGGTGTTCAAGTTTCTCTTGGCCCGCGGCGACGCGAGCGGCCGAGACATTGCCGAGCAGATCAAGCTGCCGTTTATCCTGCTCGAGGAACTGCTCCGAGTATTGAAGTCGGACCATTGGATCGTCCATCGCGGCGCCGCGGCGATGAACGACTATCAATATCAGTTGACCGACAAAGGCCGCGAGCGGGCGCGACGGCTGGTGGAACACTGCACGTACTACGGTTCGGCCCCGGTCGCGCTGAGCGATTATCTCGCCTGCGTGGCCGCTCAATCGCTGACCATGCAGCATCCCACCACGGACGACTTGAGTCGCGCGTTCGACGATTTGTTGATTAATCCGCGGATGCTGGCCCGGCTCGGGCCGGCGATCAACTCCGGCCGCGGACTGTTTCTCTACGGCGCGGCCGGCAACGGCAAGACGAGCATCGCGGAGCGGGTCACGCGGGCATTCGGCCAGTTTATCTGGGTCCCTCGCTCCATCGGCATCGACGGCGAGATCATCCGCCTTTTCGATCCGAGCAACCACGAAGAGGCGCCCCTGGAGAGCACCGGCGGGCTGCTCGATAATCGGAAAATCGACAAACGCTGGATTCGCATCCGCCGGCCGACGATCGTTGTCGGTGGCGAGTTGACGATGGACAATCTTGAAGTCGTGCGCAACACCTCGACCGGCACTTGCGAAGCCCCGATGCAGCTCAAAAGCAACTGCGGCACCCTGGTGATCGACGATTTCGGCCGACAACGGATGAGCACCGATGAACTGCTGAACCGCTGGATCGTGCCGCTGGAAAAGCGATTCGACTTTCTCAATCTGCCCAACGGGAAGAAAATCCAAGTCCCATTCGATCAGTTGATCATCTTTTCGACGAACTTGCAGCCCCGCGACCTGGTCGATGAAGCTTTTCTGCGACGCATTCCCTACAAGATCGACGTGATCGATCCAACCGAGGACGAATTCCGCCGACTATTCGAAATCGTGGCCCCAAAACTGGGCTTCGAATATCGAGAAGAACCGGTCAATTATCTCATCCAGCAGCACTATCTTGCCGCGGGCCGGCCGTTCCGCAATTGCCAGCCCCGCGACTTGCTCATGCAAGTGCGCAATCGTTGCTTCTATGAGAAGCGCACCCAGGAATTGACCAAAGAGAATTTCGACATGGCGGTCGAAAACTACTTCGCGATGATGTGATCGACTCTCGAACGTAAGAACACCTAACAAATCCGGCCAGGGAGAAGGGGACAGTCCCCATTTTGCTGCGCGGTCTCCGCAAAAGGGAGATAGTCCCCGCCCGGATTTGTTAGCTGTTCTAATGCGATCGTTCCATGCCGAATTCGAGCTGCAGTTGCAGGTCGTCGTCGCGCTGGGGATTCAGCTCCTTGAAGAGCAAGCTCGGCTGGATATCGTGATTGTGTTGATACTTGTCGCTGACGTATTCGATGATCTCGCCGCATACTTGATGATAGAAGATTTGGCAGATCGGCACGCCGGCATAAATCCGCACCGGCTGTACGGCGAACATCTCGAGCGTCCAGTAACCGCAGAAGCCGACGTCGCCGAAACCGGCGGTGACGTGCACGAATAGCCCCAGCCGTCCCACCGACGACCGCCCCTCGATCATCGGCACATGGTTGTGCGTTTCGGTGCGCTCGATCGTGCGA
This window of the Pirellulales bacterium genome carries:
- a CDS encoding AMP-binding protein codes for the protein MADQSAAPWVDGKTIGHVLETTVAAHGSNDALAFPQLGLRLSYDEFAAEVDEAARGLLAIGIQPGEHVAAWATNVPHWVVLQFATARIGAVLVTINPAYRPFELKYVLNQCDAAALFLVDRFKSSDYFAMLREVCPEVASAAPGQLAAAQFPRLRWVVRLRGDDLVGSISWDEMCRRGRGVEPAQVDAAAAALKHTDAINIQYTSGTTGFPKAATLSHRNLLLNTYYVGQCLKLTDQDRVCIPVPFYHCFGCVLGTICAAVYGATMVVPAESFDAPGTLDAIEKELATVLYGVPTMFIAELHDPGRPGRDLSSLRTGIMAGSPCPIETMRAVVNDLGCRDITIGYGQTEASPIITQTRTDDPLELRVETVGRPIPGVEVRIIDPATGEVLPENRQGELCARGHIVMLGYYKNPEATHTAIDSDGWLHTGDLALRLPNGYYKITGRIKDMVIRGGENIYPREIEEFLFTHPAVEQATVVGVPDPKFGEELCAWIKLKEGTLTTEQEIRDFCRAKLAHFKIPRYVRFVDGFPQTVTGKIQKFKIRDQMRQELGLDELPTA
- a CDS encoding AAA family ATPase — encoded protein: MSENAVENLLARLAGRGGDADADPYSVIAATEPDHTAPKAAAVQHAEKARQDKLDQLLGRIAQLTGAATAANNPTAVGATNGADAPPEPASGEGSAPATVNEFFPAEPTTLVQAKLTESDVEDLVFKFLLARGDASGRDIAEQIKLPFILLEELLRVLKSDHWIVHRGAAAMNDYQYQLTDKGRERARRLVEHCTYYGSAPVALSDYLACVAAQSLTMQHPTTDDLSRAFDDLLINPRMLARLGPAINSGRGLFLYGAAGNGKTSIAERVTRAFGQFIWVPRSIGIDGEIIRLFDPSNHEEAPLESTGGLLDNRKIDKRWIRIRRPTIVVGGELTMDNLEVVRNTSTGTCEAPMQLKSNCGTLVIDDFGRQRMSTDELLNRWIVPLEKRFDFLNLPNGKKIQVPFDQLIIFSTNLQPRDLVDEAFLRRIPYKIDVIDPTEDEFRRLFEIVAPKLGFEYREEPVNYLIQQHYLAAGRPFRNCQPRDLLMQVRNRCFYEKRTQELTKENFDMAVENYFAMM
- the dcd gene encoding dCTP deaminase, coding for MILTGQEIRKQLGENIVIDPFDDANLNPNSYNLTLHHELMTYEEVVLDMRRANRVRRIEIPPEGLVLSPNQLYLGRTIERTETHNHVPMIEGRSSVGRLGLFVHVTAGFGDVGFCGYWTLEMFAVQPVRIYAGVPICQIFYHQVCGEIIEYVSDKYQHNHDIQPSLLFKELNPQRDDDLQLQLEFGMERSH